One Bacillota bacterium genomic window, CAAGAAAGCCGTGGCCATTGCGACCAAGAACAATAAACTCGAAGATAGATATACTAGTCTAGCTTTTCTTATGCAACAAGGTTGGCTGTTGTAGATGAAGCTTGTCAGTAAGTTTCTAGAGTTTTTGTTTCCTGACCAGAACCTTTGTGTTGTTTGCGGGCGACCCCGCGCCCCTCTTTGTGCTAGCTGCTACGAGCGTGTTCTCTCTCTGCAAACGCATCGGGTGAGACTAGTGGCAGGAGTAGGTAGGGTCATGGCACTACTGCCTTATGAAGGCGAGATGCGCCGCCGCATCCACAACATGAAATTCGGAAGTCAGCCCCACTTGGCGAGATTGTTTGCGCGTGCCCTAAGACACAGCAAACTGCTCGAGTCGTCGCCTGTCGATGTCGTGACAGCAGTACCCATGCATAGGAGTAGGTACATACAGAGAGGATATAACCAAGCCGACTTGCTAGCCCAAGAACTAGCGAGAGAGCAAGGTATACCGTATCGGGAGCTTCTTGTGCGGGTCAAGAACACGCTGCCTCAACACACTCTCTCTAGGTTAGCAAGGCAGACAAATCAAGATGGTGCCTTTCATGTGGCTGCTGACCCCAAGGATTTACGCGTTCTCTTGGTGGACGATGTGCTAACCACCGGTAACACTGTGAGAGCGTGCAAAGAGGCGTTAGAGGTAGCAGGTGCGAGAGAAGTCGTAGTCGTAGTCTTGGCTATGGCCCTTCCCCGATCAAATAAATATTAGGAGGTACATTTGTGAAACAACGTGGAAAAGTAAAGTGGTTCAATCAGCAAAAGGGTTTCGGCTTTATTACAACTGATGGTGGCCAAGATGTCTTTGTGCATTTTTCTGCCATTGGCGGCGAGGGCTTTAAGTCCCTCGACGACGGTCAAGACGTAGAGTTCGAAGTGGTAGACGGCCCTCGCGGCCCTCAAGCTGCCAACGTCACCAAGAGATAAGCGACAGAGAGGCCATTTTGTGGCCTCTCTTTTCCTTTCTAGCAGGATTTATTCTGTAAGAGGAGAATAGTATCTATAGAGTAGGAAAGGGGCTGAGCATATGCAGATGAGCGTCAGAGGTAAAAATGTAGAAGTGACTGATGCACTGCGGGATTACGTCACGAAGAAACTTAAGAAGCTCGACCGCTACTTCGACGGCGCTGGAGAGGGACAAGTCACTCTCAGTATCGCTCGAGAGGATCACCGGGTAGAGGTGACCATCGGAGTAAATGGGCTCATCTTACGAGGTGAGGAACAATCCCCCGACATGTATGCGTCCATTGATCTAGTTGTAGAAAAGCTAGAGCGGCAAGTTGACCGCTATCGCACTAAAATAGCCCGGCGCCTGCGCACACCACTGCCTTCGTTGCCACTTTCTACCGAAGTGGAAGTAGACGATACTCCCCGCATGATGCGCACGAAACGTTTCCCCATGAAACCAATGACGGTGGACGAAGCAGTAATGCAAATGAACTTGCTAGGGCACGATTTCTTCGTCTTTAACAACGGCGATACTGAGCTCGTGAACGTCGTCTATCGTCGCAAGGACGGCAACTACGGTCTCATCGAGCCACAAGTGTAAGACTGAGAAAAAAGCACCCTCGCCTAGGCGGGGGTGCTTTTTAGAGAAAATGTCAGAGACAGGGGCGATTTTTGTGCCAAAAAAGGTCGTGGCCGTTATATTTGAAGGCGGAAGCCCCGCCCACCCGGTGGTGCGCGACTTGGCTGCGGTGCGGGCAGCGGTGGTGCTTGACACCATCACTAAGCTTAGCTCTGTAGCCGCGGTAGCAAGCATAGTGCTGTCGACTAATTATCCCGCCCTAGCGGCAGAGGCCCGCATACTAGGAGCCATAATTCATAGGCCAGAAGGCGTGTTTCACTATGGGCGAGAACTGCAGAAGATAGTGCGCGACACCGGTGCCGAGGCAGTTATCTCCCTAGGTGGTGCGGCCGCGCCCTACCTTACGGTGGCCGAGTATAACGTCATGGCCGACAAGCTGCAACAAGAGCAGGGCATAGTGATTACCAACAACCCACAGTCGGCGGATCTTACTGCTTTTGCCCCTGCAGACGCCATCTTCAGGATTATGCCTCCTGCCGAAGACAAT contains:
- a CDS encoding cold-shock protein, which produces MKQRGKVKWFNQQKGFGFITTDGGQDVFVHFSAIGGEGFKSLDDGQDVEFEVVDGPRGPQAANVTKR
- a CDS encoding ComF family protein, translating into MALLPYEGEMRRRIHNMKFGSQPHLARLFARALRHSKLLESSPVDVVTAVPMHRSRYIQRGYNQADLLAQELAREQGIPYRELLVRVKNTLPQHTLSRLARQTNQDGAFHVAADPKDLRVLLVDDVLTTGNTVRACKEALEVAGAREVVVVVLAMALPRSNKY
- the raiA gene encoding ribosome-associated translation inhibitor RaiA, giving the protein MQMSVRGKNVEVTDALRDYVTKKLKKLDRYFDGAGEGQVTLSIAREDHRVEVTIGVNGLILRGEEQSPDMYASIDLVVEKLERQVDRYRTKIARRLRTPLPSLPLSTEVEVDDTPRMMRTKRFPMKPMTVDEAVMQMNLLGHDFFVFNNGDTELVNVVYRRKDGNYGLIEPQV